A single genomic interval of Streptomyces showdoensis harbors:
- a CDS encoding lytic murein transglycosylase — MASHLGRRLRRGATSGAVVAAAVAALAASQAPDMAPPPADNASGDVPIGAGDTTTPPDGAASGNSPYYTDLPPLNTPNKPGAATNLPVITGPAEAGIPASVLAAYKRAEQSIKSTDPSCNLPWQLLAGIGKVESGQARGGKVDANGTTTSPILGPVLNGVGFANISDTDNGLYDGDAKHDRAIGPMQFIPSTWATWGQDANGDGKKDPNNIYDAAQAAGMYLCANDRNLAVKADLDRAVLSYNHSREYLNTVLSWFEYYKRGTHQVPDGTGVLPGGRSDDRVTTPGGTTPPKKTPVTPKPTPPKPTPSKPVPPKPTPPPVTNPVAKVARITDAATGTLTATAGATFTTRPAVVALDAAGKPVSGVQVRFQITGDTDARFGIGAREITATTASNGKAVAPSLKAGERTGRFTVSATVVGRTLGAVPFSATVTERSADTLTRLDAKELAATTGAEFADQVRVKATDDGALAAGVALTATFVTSADNPQTATEGPFFKGADGTALRTLTGLKTDADGVLTLPKMYADGKAGTYLLRLTAPGGGTLTVELKVTEPAPEPTPTPTPTPSASQSTGAPEATPSS; from the coding sequence GCCCCCGGACGGCGCGGCCTCCGGCAACTCGCCGTACTACACCGACCTGCCGCCGCTGAACACCCCGAACAAGCCCGGCGCCGCCACCAACCTCCCGGTCATCACCGGCCCCGCCGAGGCCGGCATACCCGCGTCCGTCCTCGCCGCCTACAAGCGCGCCGAGCAGTCGATCAAGTCGACCGACCCGTCCTGCAACCTGCCCTGGCAGCTGCTCGCGGGCATCGGCAAGGTCGAGTCCGGGCAGGCGCGCGGCGGCAAGGTCGACGCCAACGGCACCACCACCTCGCCCATCCTCGGCCCGGTCCTCAACGGTGTCGGCTTCGCCAACATCTCGGACACCGACAACGGCCTCTACGACGGCGACGCCAAGCACGACCGCGCGATAGGTCCGATGCAGTTCATCCCGTCCACCTGGGCCACCTGGGGCCAGGACGCCAACGGCGACGGGAAGAAGGACCCCAACAACATCTACGACGCCGCCCAGGCCGCGGGCATGTACCTCTGCGCCAACGACCGCAACCTCGCCGTCAAGGCCGACCTGGACCGGGCGGTCCTCAGCTACAACCACTCCCGGGAGTACCTGAACACGGTGCTCTCCTGGTTCGAGTACTACAAGCGCGGCACCCACCAGGTGCCCGACGGCACGGGCGTGCTGCCCGGCGGCCGCAGCGACGACCGCGTCACCACGCCCGGCGGCACCACCCCGCCGAAGAAGACGCCGGTCACCCCGAAGCCGACCCCGCCCAAGCCGACCCCGTCGAAGCCCGTCCCCCCGAAGCCGACCCCGCCGCCGGTCACGAACCCGGTGGCCAAGGTGGCCCGGATCACGGACGCCGCCACCGGCACCCTGACCGCCACCGCGGGCGCCACCTTCACCACCCGTCCCGCCGTCGTGGCGCTCGACGCGGCGGGCAAGCCGGTCTCCGGCGTCCAGGTGCGCTTCCAGATCACCGGGGACACCGACGCCCGCTTCGGCATCGGCGCCCGCGAGATCACCGCCACCACCGCGAGCAACGGCAAGGCCGTCGCCCCCAGCCTCAAGGCGGGCGAGCGGACCGGCCGCTTCACCGTGAGCGCCACGGTCGTGGGCCGCACCCTCGGCGCCGTCCCGTTCTCCGCGACCGTCACCGAGCGGAGCGCCGACACGCTGACCCGGCTCGACGCCAAGGAGCTCGCGGCCACCACCGGCGCCGAGTTCGCCGACCAGGTGCGGGTCAAGGCCACCGACGACGGCGCCCTCGCCGCCGGCGTCGCCCTCACCGCCACCTTCGTCACCTCGGCGGACAACCCGCAGACGGCCACCGAGGGGCCCTTCTTCAAGGGCGCCGACGGCACCGCCCTCCGCACCCTCACGGGCCTGAAGACCGACGCCGACGGCGTGCTGACCCTGCCGAAGATGTACGCGGACGGGAAGGCCGGCACCTACCTGCTGCGCCTGACCGCGCCCGGCGGCGGCACGCTGACCGTCGAGCTGAAGGTCACCGAGCCGGCCCCCGAGCCGACGCCCACCCCGACCCCGACGCCCTCCGCGTCGCAGTCCACGGGCGCTCCGGAGGCCACGCCGAGCTCCTGA
- a CDS encoding tetratricopeptide repeat protein codes for MAERNPETHVIDFRAAEQLLAARDPRGAVKLLDSVIAAHPENTAARLLRARAFFAAAQLRPAELEFELVLEREPDNAFAHFALARTFQRSGRPEQAMRHFRLAAALDPKPEYLEAARFGAAAD; via the coding sequence GTGGCCGAGAGGAACCCGGAGACCCACGTCATCGACTTCCGTGCCGCCGAGCAGCTGCTCGCCGCCCGGGATCCGCGGGGTGCCGTCAAGCTGCTCGACTCGGTGATCGCCGCCCATCCCGAGAACACCGCGGCCCGGCTCCTGCGCGCCCGCGCCTTCTTCGCAGCCGCCCAACTCCGTCCGGCCGAGCTCGAGTTCGAGCTGGTCCTGGAGCGGGAGCCGGACAACGCGTTCGCGCACTTCGCGCTCGCCCGCACCTTCCAGCGCTCCGGCCGCCCCGAGCAGGCCATGCGCCACTTCCGCCTCGCCGCCGCGCTCGACCCGAAGCCGGAGTACCTGGAGGCGGCCCGCTTCGGCGCGGCGGCCGACTGA
- the rpsA gene encoding 30S ribosomal protein S1 — protein MTSSTETTATTPQVAVNDIGNEEAFLAAIDETIKYFNDGDIVDGVIVKVDRDEVLLDIGYKTEGVIPSRELSIKHDVDPNEVVKVGDEIEALVLQKEDKEGRLILSKKRAQYERAWGTIEKIKEEDGIVTGTVIEVVKGGLILDIGLRGFLPASLVEMRRVRDLQPYVGKELEAKIIELDKNRNNVVLSRRAWLEQTQSEVRQTFLTTLQKGQVRSGVVSSIVNFGAFVDLGGVDGLVHVSELSWKHIDHPSEVVEVGQEVTVEVLDVDMDRERVSLSLKATQEDPWQQFARTHQIGQVVPGKVTKLVPFGAFVRVDEGIEGLVHISELAERHVEIPEQVVQVNDEIFVKVIDIDLERRRISLSLKQANESFGADPASVEFDPTLYGMAASYDDQGNYIYPEGFDPETNDWLEGYETQREAWETQYAEAQQRFEQHQAQVIKSREADEAAAAEGGAAAPAGAPAGVSGGSYSSESDDNSGALASDEALAALREKLAGGQS, from the coding sequence ATGACGAGCAGCACCGAGACCACCGCCACCACCCCGCAGGTTGCGGTCAACGACATCGGTAACGAGGAAGCCTTCCTCGCCGCGATCGACGAGACGATCAAGTACTTCAACGACGGCGACATCGTCGACGGCGTCATCGTGAAGGTCGACCGGGACGAGGTCCTGCTCGACATCGGTTACAAGACCGAAGGTGTCATCCCGAGCCGCGAGCTCTCGATCAAGCACGACGTCGACCCGAACGAGGTCGTCAAGGTCGGCGACGAGATCGAGGCCCTGGTTCTCCAGAAGGAGGACAAGGAAGGCCGCCTGATCCTCTCGAAGAAGCGCGCCCAGTACGAGCGTGCGTGGGGCACCATCGAGAAGATCAAGGAAGAGGACGGCATCGTCACCGGTACCGTCATCGAGGTCGTCAAGGGTGGTCTCATCCTCGACATCGGCCTCCGCGGCTTCCTCCCGGCCTCCCTGGTCGAGATGCGTCGCGTCCGCGACCTCCAGCCCTACGTGGGCAAGGAGCTCGAGGCGAAGATCATCGAGCTGGACAAGAACCGCAACAACGTGGTCCTGTCCCGCCGCGCCTGGCTCGAGCAGACCCAGTCCGAGGTCCGCCAGACCTTCCTCACGACCCTCCAGAAGGGTCAGGTCCGCTCCGGCGTCGTGTCCTCGATCGTCAACTTCGGTGCCTTCGTGGACCTGGGTGGCGTCGACGGCCTCGTGCACGTCTCCGAGCTGTCCTGGAAGCACATCGACCACCCGTCCGAGGTTGTCGAGGTCGGCCAGGAGGTCACCGTCGAGGTTCTCGACGTGGACATGGACCGCGAGCGTGTCTCCCTGTCGCTGAAGGCGACGCAGGAGGACCCGTGGCAGCAGTTCGCCCGCACGCACCAGATCGGCCAGGTCGTCCCCGGCAAGGTCACCAAGCTGGTTCCGTTCGGTGCGTTCGTCCGCGTGGACGAGGGCATCGAGGGTCTGGTCCACATCTCCGAGCTGGCCGAGCGCCACGTGGAGATCCCGGAGCAGGTCGTCCAGGTCAACGACGAGATCTTCGTCAAGGTCATCGACATCGACCTCGAGCGTCGTCGCATCAGCCTCTCGCTGAAGCAGGCCAACGAGTCCTTCGGTGCCGACCCGGCCTCGGTCGAGTTCGACCCGACCCTGTACGGCATGGCCGCGTCCTACGACGACCAGGGCAACTACATCTACCCCGAGGGCTTCGACCCCGAGACCAACGACTGGCTCGAGGGCTACGAGACCCAGCGCGAGGCCTGGGAGACCCAGTACGCCGAGGCGCAGCAGCGCTTCGAGCAGCACCAGGCCCAGGTCATCAAGTCCCGCGAGGCCGACGAGGCCGCCGCTGCCGAGGGTGGCGCCGCCGCTCCGGCCGGTGCCCCGGCGGGCGTCTCCGGTGGTTCGTACTCCTCGGAGTCGGACGACAACTCCGGCGCCCTGGCGTCGGACGAGGCCCTGGCTGCCCTGCGCGAGAAGCTGGCCGGCGGCCAGAGCTGA
- a CDS encoding PAC2 family protein, with the protein MLDPQDLYEWDQKGLAVVDVALAQESAGLVMLYHFDGYIDAGETGEQIIEGLLDTLPHQLVARFDHDRLVDYRARRPLLTFRRDRWTAYETPAIEVRLVQDATGAPFLVLSGPEPDVEWERFAAAVRQIVERLGVRLAVNFHGIPMGVPHTRPVGLTPHGSRTDLMPGHRSPFDEAQVPGSAESLVEFRLTEHGHDTLGVAAHVPHYVARSPYPDAALTALEAVTAATGLVLPGVAHSLRTEARRTQTEIERQIGEGDDELVALVQGLEHQYDAMAGAETRGSLVAEPVDLPSADELGREFERFLAEREGDG; encoded by the coding sequence GTGCTTGATCCCCAGGATTTGTACGAATGGGACCAGAAGGGTCTGGCCGTGGTCGACGTGGCCCTGGCCCAGGAGTCGGCCGGACTGGTCATGCTCTACCACTTCGACGGCTACATCGACGCCGGTGAGACCGGCGAGCAGATCATCGAAGGCCTGCTGGACACCCTGCCGCACCAGCTCGTGGCCCGCTTCGACCACGACCGGCTCGTGGACTACCGGGCCCGCCGCCCCCTGCTGACCTTCCGGCGCGACCGCTGGACCGCGTACGAGACGCCCGCGATCGAGGTCCGCCTCGTCCAGGACGCCACCGGCGCCCCCTTCCTGGTGCTCTCCGGTCCCGAGCCCGACGTCGAGTGGGAGCGCTTCGCCGCCGCCGTCCGCCAGATCGTCGAGCGCCTCGGCGTGCGCCTCGCCGTCAACTTCCACGGCATCCCCATGGGCGTCCCGCACACCCGCCCCGTCGGCCTCACCCCGCACGGCAGTCGCACCGACCTCATGCCCGGCCACCGCAGCCCCTTCGACGAGGCCCAGGTGCCCGGCAGCGCCGAGTCCCTCGTGGAGTTCCGCCTCACGGAGCACGGCCACGACACCCTCGGCGTGGCGGCCCACGTCCCGCACTACGTCGCCCGCTCCCCGTACCCCGACGCGGCCCTGACCGCGCTGGAGGCCGTCACCGCGGCCACCGGCCTGGTCCTGCCCGGCGTCGCGCACTCCCTGCGCACCGAGGCGCGCCGCACCCAGACCGAGATCGAGCGCCAGATCGGCGAGGGCGACGACGAACTGGTCGCGCTCGTCCAGGGCCTTGAGCACCAGTACGACGCGATGGCCGGCGCGGAGACCCGCGGCAGCCTGGTCGCGGAGCCGGTCGACCTGCCCTCCGCGGACGAGCTGGGCCGCGAGTTCGAGCGCTTCCTCGCCGAACGGGAGGGCGACGGCTAG
- a CDS encoding SPW_0924 family protein yields the protein MRALAAAAIGLVPVLLVVLLFALVDVPPDGPTSPRPLLTADPGPEK from the coding sequence ATGCGCGCCCTAGCAGCCGCCGCCATCGGACTGGTCCCCGTCCTCCTGGTCGTCCTCCTCTTCGCCCTGGTCGACGTGCCGCCGGACGGACCCACCTCGCCCAGACCCCTGCTGACCGCCGACCCCGGCCCCGAGAAGTAA
- a CDS encoding ATP-dependent RNA helicase, giving the protein MIRNDALDLLPVRHAVPELLTALEERGAAVLYAPPGTGKTTLVPLALAGLIGDGPRRRVLVAEPRRMAVRAAARRMAWLLGEEVGGSVGFSVRGERRAGPSTRIEVVTTGVLLQRLQRDPELGGVEVVLLDECHERHLDADTAMAFLVDVRATLRPELKLIAASATSDAEAWARLLTELDGGGPAPIVWGRGEGHGYAVRFAAPPAGIRPAHGTRVDPALLRHVAATVRGALERHEGDVLCFLPGTGEIARTAGLLADLDAEVLQLHGRAPGAVQDSVLRGAEPGGRRRVVLATSVAESSLTVPGVRIVVDSGLAREPRMDHARGLGSLATVPVSAAAATQRAGRSGREAFGVVYRCWAEAEDGARARFPSPEIRISDLADFALRAACWGDPTGAGLALLDAPPAGAMAAARQVLTAIGAVDGDGRATDRGVRMARLGLHPRLGRALLDGTPAVGARRAAEVVALLSEEPPREYGDDLAAAWREARRGGDGYAARWRAEVRRLERSAGEEADGRAGAGSGAGSGSGLAAATRAGAGEAGTASSTGTTGTAGTAGTAGTAGTAGAAGTAGSAGTTRSAGSGGSTGAAASAASAASTGSMGEDAAAGLVTALAFPERVARAREQGGYLMVSGTGARLAEGSGLRSSPWLAVAVADRTAQSATARVRLAAVVDEEVARDAAGHLFTAGEEVRWEDGDVVARAVERLGAVELTVRPLRDGADPALVRAALLDGLAREGLSPLRWSQGATELRSRLAFLHREVGEPWPDVSEGALLARAEEWLEPELSRARRRADLGRIDAGQGLQRLLPWASGEAGRLDELAPERIEVPSGSRIRVEYGGERPVLAVKLQEMFGLAETPRVAGVPVQVHLLSPAGRPAAVTADLASFWREGYRSVRAELRGRYPKHPWPEDPSAAEATRHTSARQRREVRPER; this is encoded by the coding sequence GTGATCCGAAACGACGCACTCGACCTGCTTCCCGTCCGCCACGCCGTCCCCGAGCTGCTGACCGCGCTCGAGGAGCGCGGTGCCGCGGTGCTGTACGCCCCGCCCGGGACCGGCAAGACCACGCTGGTCCCGCTGGCCCTCGCGGGGCTCATAGGGGACGGGCCGCGGCGGCGGGTGCTGGTGGCCGAGCCGCGCCGGATGGCGGTGCGGGCGGCGGCCCGGCGAATGGCCTGGCTGCTGGGCGAGGAGGTCGGCGGCTCGGTCGGCTTCTCCGTGCGCGGCGAGCGGCGGGCCGGGCCCTCGACCCGGATCGAGGTGGTGACCACGGGTGTCCTGCTCCAGCGGCTCCAGCGTGATCCGGAGCTGGGCGGGGTGGAGGTGGTGCTGCTCGACGAGTGCCATGAGCGGCATCTGGACGCGGACACGGCGATGGCGTTCCTGGTGGACGTGCGGGCGACGCTGCGGCCGGAGCTGAAGCTGATCGCCGCCTCGGCGACGAGCGACGCGGAGGCCTGGGCGCGGCTGCTGACCGAGCTCGACGGCGGCGGGCCGGCGCCGATCGTGTGGGGCAGGGGCGAGGGGCACGGCTACGCGGTCCGCTTCGCCGCCCCGCCCGCCGGGATCCGGCCGGCGCACGGCACCCGGGTGGATCCGGCGCTGCTGCGGCACGTGGCGGCGACCGTGCGGGGTGCGCTGGAGCGGCACGAGGGGGACGTCCTCTGCTTCCTGCCGGGTACGGGGGAGATCGCGCGGACGGCGGGGCTGCTCGCCGACCTGGACGCCGAGGTCCTCCAGCTGCACGGCCGCGCGCCGGGCGCCGTGCAGGACTCGGTGCTGCGGGGCGCGGAGCCGGGCGGGCGGCGCCGGGTGGTCCTCGCGACCTCGGTGGCGGAGTCGAGCCTCACGGTGCCGGGCGTGCGGATCGTGGTGGACTCCGGGCTCGCGCGGGAGCCGCGGATGGACCACGCGCGGGGGCTGGGTTCGCTGGCGACGGTGCCGGTGTCGGCCGCCGCGGCGACCCAGCGGGCCGGCAGGTCCGGGCGCGAGGCCTTCGGGGTGGTCTACCGCTGCTGGGCGGAGGCGGAGGACGGGGCCCGGGCGCGCTTCCCCTCCCCCGAGATCAGGATCTCGGACCTGGCGGACTTCGCGCTGCGCGCGGCCTGCTGGGGCGATCCGACGGGCGCCGGGCTCGCGCTGCTCGACGCGCCGCCGGCCGGGGCGATGGCGGCGGCCCGCCAGGTCCTCACCGCGATCGGCGCCGTGGACGGGGACGGCCGGGCCACGGACCGCGGCGTCCGGATGGCGCGGCTGGGGCTGCACCCGCGGCTGGGCCGGGCCCTGCTGGACGGGACGCCCGCGGTCGGGGCCCGGCGGGCGGCGGAGGTGGTGGCCCTGCTGAGCGAGGAGCCGCCCCGGGAGTACGGGGACGACCTGGCCGCGGCCTGGCGCGAGGCGCGCAGGGGCGGCGACGGGTACGCGGCACGCTGGAGGGCCGAGGTGCGGCGCCTGGAGCGCTCGGCGGGCGAGGAAGCGGACGGACGGGCCGGGGCGGGGTCCGGGGCAGGGTCGGGGTCGGGGCTGGCTGCGGCGACCCGAGCCGGGGCCGGGGAGGCAGGCACGGCAAGCTCGACGGGCACGACGGGCACGGCGGGCACGGCGGGCACGGCGGGCACGGCGGGCACCGCAGGGGCTGCGGGCACGGCCGGCTCGGCAGGCACGACCAGATCGGCCGGTTCGGGCGGCTCGACAGGCGCGGCCGCCTCGGCCGCCTCGGCCGCCTCGACGGGCTCCATGGGTGAGGACGCCGCGGCCGGGCTTGTGACCGCTCTGGCGTTCCCCGAGCGGGTGGCCAGGGCCCGGGAGCAGGGCGGGTACCTGATGGTGTCGGGGACGGGGGCCCGGCTCGCCGAGGGGTCGGGGCTGCGGTCCAGTCCGTGGCTGGCGGTGGCGGTGGCGGACCGGACGGCGCAGAGCGCCACGGCCCGGGTGCGGCTGGCCGCCGTGGTGGACGAGGAGGTGGCCCGGGACGCCGCGGGGCACCTGTTCACGGCCGGCGAGGAGGTGCGCTGGGAGGACGGGGACGTGGTGGCCCGTGCGGTCGAGCGGCTCGGCGCGGTGGAGCTGACCGTCCGCCCGCTGCGGGACGGCGCCGACCCCGCGCTGGTGCGGGCGGCGCTGCTCGACGGGCTGGCCCGGGAGGGGCTGTCGCCGCTGCGGTGGAGCCAGGGGGCGACGGAGCTGCGGAGCAGGCTGGCCTTCCTGCACCGGGAGGTGGGCGAGCCGTGGCCGGACGTGTCGGAGGGGGCGCTGCTCGCGCGGGCGGAGGAGTGGCTGGAGCCGGAGCTGTCGCGGGCGCGGCGGCGGGCGGATCTGGGGCGGATCGACGCCGGCCAGGGGCTGCAGCGGCTGTTGCCGTGGGCCTCGGGCGAGGCGGGGCGGCTCGACGAACTGGCGCCGGAGCGGATCGAGGTGCCGAGCGGTTCGCGGATCCGGGTGGAGTACGGCGGGGAGCGGCCGGTGCTCGCGGTGAAGCTCCAGGAGATGTTCGGTCTCGCCGAGACGCCCCGGGTGGCGGGGGTCCCGGTCCAGGTGCACCTGCTGTCCCCGGCGGGGCGGCCGGCGGCCGTGACGGCGGACCTGGCCTCGTTCTGGCGGGAGGGGTACCGCTCGGTGCGGGCGGAGCTGCGGGGCCGCTACCCCAAGCACCCGTGGCCGGAGGACCCGTCGGCGGCGGAGGCCACCCGGCACACGAGCGCGCGGCAGCGGCGGGAGGTCAGGCCGGAGCGGTGA
- a CDS encoding class I SAM-dependent methyltransferase, protein MNQEYGQEDGPEDEPEATRRETGDAESSRASRGWWDRNADEYQTEHGAFLGDDRFVWGPEGLDEGEAGLLGPAGSLKGLDVLEIGAGAAQCSRWLAAQGARPVALDLSHRQLQHALRIGGEVPLVEADAGALPFRDGSFDLACSAYGAVPFVADPVRVFREVRRVLRPGGRWVFSVTHPIRWAFPDEPGPEGLSVAASYFDRTPYVEQDERGRAVYVEHHRTVGDRVRDVVAGGFRLVDLVEPEWPEWNSQEWGGWSPLRGNLIPGTAIFVCERAED, encoded by the coding sequence ATGAACCAAGAGTACGGACAGGAAGACGGCCCCGAGGACGAGCCGGAGGCCACCCGGCGTGAGACGGGGGACGCGGAGAGCAGTCGGGCGAGCCGGGGCTGGTGGGACCGGAACGCCGACGAGTACCAGACCGAGCACGGGGCGTTCCTCGGGGACGACCGCTTCGTCTGGGGCCCCGAGGGGCTCGACGAGGGGGAGGCGGGGCTGCTCGGCCCGGCCGGCTCGCTGAAGGGGCTCGACGTCCTGGAGATCGGCGCGGGCGCGGCGCAGTGTTCGCGCTGGCTGGCCGCGCAGGGGGCCCGGCCGGTGGCCCTGGACCTCTCTCACCGGCAGCTGCAGCACGCGCTGCGGATCGGCGGCGAGGTGCCGCTGGTGGAGGCGGACGCGGGGGCGCTGCCGTTCCGCGACGGCTCCTTCGACCTGGCCTGCTCGGCGTACGGGGCGGTGCCCTTCGTGGCCGATCCGGTGCGGGTCTTCCGCGAGGTCCGGCGGGTGCTGCGGCCTGGCGGCCGGTGGGTGTTCTCGGTGACCCACCCGATCCGCTGGGCGTTCCCGGACGAGCCGGGGCCCGAGGGCCTGTCGGTCGCGGCGTCCTATTTCGACCGGACGCCGTACGTGGAGCAGGACGAGCGGGGCCGCGCGGTCTACGTGGAGCACCACCGGACGGTCGGCGACCGGGTGCGGGACGTGGTGGCCGGCGGCTTCCGGCTGGTGGACCTGGTGGAGCCGGAGTGGCCGGAGTGGAACAGCCAGGAGTGGGGCGGCTGGTCCCCGCTGCGGGGCAATCTGATCCCGGGGACGGCGATCTTCGTCTGCGAGCGGGCGGAGGACTGA
- the coaE gene encoding dephospho-CoA kinase codes for MLKVGLTGGIGAGKSEVSRLFVSYGAVLIDADRIAREVVEPGTPGLAAVVAEFGPGILTPEGTLDRPGLGSIVFTDPERLAALNAIVHPLVGARSAELEARATTGDVVVHDVPLLTENGLAPLYDVVVLVDAAPETQLDRLVRLRGMAPAEAQARMAAQATRAQRREVADLVIDNDGPLELLEPQVRTIWETLKERAAGTP; via the coding sequence ATGCTGAAGGTGGGCCTGACCGGCGGTATCGGCGCCGGCAAGAGCGAAGTGTCCCGGCTGTTCGTCTCGTACGGAGCCGTGCTGATCGACGCCGACCGGATCGCCCGGGAGGTCGTGGAACCCGGCACGCCTGGGCTCGCGGCCGTCGTGGCCGAGTTCGGTCCCGGCATCCTCACCCCGGAGGGGACCCTCGACCGGCCGGGACTGGGGTCCATCGTCTTCACCGACCCCGAGCGCCTGGCCGCCCTCAACGCGATCGTCCACCCCCTGGTCGGCGCCCGCTCTGCCGAGCTGGAGGCCCGGGCCACCACCGGCGACGTCGTTGTCCACGACGTCCCGCTGCTCACCGAGAACGGCCTCGCGCCCCTGTACGACGTGGTCGTCCTGGTGGACGCCGCCCCGGAGACCCAGCTCGACCGGCTGGTACGGCTGCGCGGCATGGCCCCGGCCGAGGCCCAGGCCCGGATGGCGGCCCAGGCCACCCGCGCGCAGCGGCGGGAGGTGGCCGACCTGGTGATCGACAACGACGGCCCGCTGGAGCTGCTGGAGCCCCAGGTGCGCACGATCTGGGAGACGCTCAAGGAGCGCGCCGCCGGGACCCCGTAG
- a CDS encoding DUF6343 family protein, with translation MRTGSEPLTARSPLRLRLVLSLWGLLWAGFGTTVFSLLGRPGWAAACGVLFVVVAVDLIMVVRHLRQGPHWQPGRNIPPYEPDHGDPHR, from the coding sequence ATGCGCACTGGGAGCGAGCCACTGACCGCACGCAGTCCCCTGCGGCTGCGGCTCGTGCTGAGTCTGTGGGGGCTGCTGTGGGCCGGCTTCGGCACCACGGTCTTCTCGCTGCTCGGGCGGCCCGGCTGGGCGGCGGCCTGCGGGGTGCTGTTCGTCGTCGTCGCCGTCGACCTGATCATGGTCGTGCGCCATCTGCGGCAGGGGCCGCACTGGCAGCCGGGCCGGAACATCCCCCCGTACGAGCCGGACCACGGCGACCCCCACCGCTGA
- a CDS encoding DUF3068 domain-containing protein, whose translation MRRRASLVLLSFAVFLAAMAPTLRWYVFPRVVKIPSNQYQVTVLEAKPATLLDYTTFKAEQVEKITIIQTLKGNVEESKRIERDAGRDVVVWDSLSYVKGPDGKMVSKIPERYVFDAHTQDPVNATGEMVDGDAVRRTGIEFKWPFLVEKRDYQYFDAQTRTSAPIHYKGTRTFRGMEVYYFEQTIPWTKVPMPKAMPIKGITPDLLAKTGLTRWYTTQRMFWVDPVTGAPVNGEEIHKEELRNAKALMGQDTVTVFAGHVKMREDYIESVGALVKSNRLAVLMVVSYLPWSFTVLAVLLLALALWLEARSRRPDPEDQAGPRPEPVTAPA comes from the coding sequence ATGCGCCGCCGAGCCAGCCTCGTCCTGCTCTCCTTCGCCGTCTTCCTCGCCGCCATGGCGCCGACCCTGCGCTGGTACGTCTTCCCCCGCGTGGTGAAGATCCCGTCGAACCAGTACCAGGTGACGGTCCTGGAGGCGAAGCCCGCGACCCTCCTCGACTACACGACCTTCAAGGCCGAGCAGGTCGAAAAGATCACGATCATCCAGACCCTCAAGGGCAACGTGGAGGAGTCGAAGCGGATCGAGCGCGACGCCGGACGCGACGTCGTCGTCTGGGACTCGCTGTCCTACGTCAAGGGCCCCGACGGCAAGATGGTGTCCAAGATCCCCGAGCGCTACGTCTTCGACGCCCACACCCAGGACCCCGTCAACGCCACCGGCGAGATGGTCGACGGTGACGCGGTCCGGCGCACGGGCATCGAGTTCAAGTGGCCCTTCCTCGTCGAGAAGCGGGACTACCAGTACTTCGACGCCCAGACCCGCACCTCCGCCCCCATCCACTACAAGGGCACCCGCACCTTCCGCGGCATGGAGGTCTACTACTTCGAGCAGACCATTCCCTGGACGAAGGTCCCCATGCCCAAGGCGATGCCCATCAAGGGCATCACCCCCGACCTCCTCGCCAAGACCGGCCTCACCCGCTGGTACACCACCCAGCGCATGTTCTGGGTCGACCCCGTCACCGGCGCCCCCGTCAACGGCGAGGAGATCCACAAGGAGGAGCTCCGCAACGCCAAGGCCCTGATGGGCCAGGACACCGTCACCGTCTTCGCGGGCCACGTGAAGATGCGCGAGGACTACATCGAGAGCGTCGGCGCCCTGGTGAAGTCCAACCGCCTGGCCGTGCTGATGGTCGTCTCCTACCTCCCCTGGAGCTTCACCGTCCTCGCCGTCCTCCTGCTCGCCCTCGCCCTCTGGCTCGAAGCCCGCTCCCGGCGCCCGGACCCGGAGGACCAGGCCGGCCCCCGGCCGGAGCCCGTCACCGCTCCGGCCTGA